CATCGGTGTCGGCGCGGTCATCGCGGGCGCGCTGCCGTGGGTGATGACCAACTGGATGGGTCTGTCCAACGTCGCGCCCGAGGGGCAGATCCCGGAAACGGTCCAATGGGCGTTCTATATCGGTGGCGCGGCATTGCTCGCCGCGGTGCTGTGGACGGTGTTCAGTACGAAGGAATACAGCCCCGAACAGATCGCCGCCTTCGAAAAGGCCCGGCACGAGGCGTTGGGGATCGTCGAGGGTTCGGTCGAGACGATCCTGCGCAGCGCGCGGCAATTCCTCGCTGGCGGGGCGGTGTGGGTCCTTGCAGGGGTGATCGTCGCCGCGCTGGTCGCCTTGGGTCGCTCTGGAGACGGCGGGATCGAGATCGGCAAGGAGCTGTTTATCCTCGCGGGACTCATCGCGGCTTTCGGCGTCATCCAGTTAGTCGCCGGATATCTGCGCAACCACGAACTCGACGACAACGGCTTCATGGAAGTTGTGAACGACCTGTTCGCCATGCCCAAGACCATGCGGCAGCTCGCCGTAGTCCAGTTCTTCAGCTGGTTCGCGATGTTTGCACTGTGGATCTACGGCACCCCGGCGGTCACCGATTTTCACTTCGCCTCGCCAGATCCGACCACGCAGGGATATCAGGACGGCGCCGACTGGTGGAGCCTGATGGGATCGGTGCGCAACGGGCTGGCGGCTGCGGCCGCACTGATATTCGTGATCGTCGCCGCCAAGATCGACCGACGCAAGCTGCACAGTGTCAATATGGCGATTGGCGCGGTCGGCTTTGCATTGATGATCGTGATCCGCGACCCCGCACTGCTGTGGGTGGCGCAGATCGGGCTCGGCATCGCCTGGGCCTCGATCGTATCGCTGCCCTACGCAATCCTCGCTGGCTCGGTGCCGGCGAAGAAGATGGGCATTTACATGGGCATCTTCAACATCTTCATCGTCGTGCCGCAGCTGATCGCCGCGACGCTGCTCGGCTTCCTGCTGACGGTGTTTTTCGACGGAGCACCGATTTACGCGATGGCGATCGGTGGGATTTCGTTCCTGCTCGCATCGATTGCGACCCTGTTCGTGACCGACGGAGCCAGCGCGCTTCAAGAACAAGCAGAGGGAGCCTGACCCATGCGCAAATTGCTCTCGGCCCTGGCCCTTGGGACGGCACTGGCACTGACCGGCTGCGAGGCCGCGCCTATATCCACCTACGAACCGCAGCCCTATGTGAAGATCGCCGCGCCCGACTGGACCCGCGACGCGGTGATCTACCAGCTCAACACCCGCCAGTTCACCAAACAGGGCACCTTCGCCGCCGCGCAGGAGCAGCTGCCGCGGCTGGCCGAGATGGGCGTCGATATCGTGTGGCTGATGCCGATCCACCCGATCGGCGAAGAGAACCGCAAGGGCGGAATGGGCAGCCCCTATTCGGTCAGGGACTACCGCGCGATCAACCCCGATCTCGGAACCGAGGCGGAATTTCGCGCCTTCGTCGATACGGCGCACGAGCTCGGGCTGAAGGTTATCCTCGATTGGGTCGCCAACCATTCGGCGTGGGACAATCCGCTCACCGGTGAGCATCCCGACTGGTACACCCGGACGCCCGAAGGCGAGATGATGCCGCCGCTCGGCACCGACTGGTCCGATGTCGTCGATTTCGATTACTCGAACCCGGAGCTGCGCCGGTACATGACCGAAAGCCTGACCTACTGGGTCCGCGAGTTCGGGATCGACGGTTACCGCGCCGATGTCGCCGGGTTCGTCCCGCTCGATTTCTGGGAAACCGCGCGCGCCGAGCTGGATAAGGTCAAGCCGGTCTTCATGCTCGCCGAATGGGAAACACCCGATTTGCACGCCCGCGCCTTCGACGCGACCTATGCGTGGAAATGGAAGGAGGCGATGCAGGAGCTGGTCGCCGATGGCAGCGGGGCCGGAGCCGTACGTGGATACTACGCCACGCAGGAAACCACCTGGCCGCGCGCCGCCTACCGGATGACCTACACCGACAATCACGATCAGAATTCGTGGGACGGGGTCGCTTCGCAGATCTACGGTCCGGCCTACGAGGCAGCGATCGCGCTCAGCTTTGTCGGGCCGGGCATGCCGCTGATCTACAACGGGCAGGAAGCCGATCTCGACCGGCAGCTGGCGTTCTTCGAGAAGGACGAGATCGAGTGGAAGAAGGGACGCTACGACGGTCTCTTCCGCCAGCTGATCGCGCTTCGCACCGAAGAACGGGCGCTGTGGAACGGCGAGCATGGCGCACCGATGGTCGATGTGCCGAGCGACGCCAGTGCCGATGTGCTGAGCTTCGTGCGCGGCGCGAAGGGCGAACGCGTGTTCGGTGTTTTCAACCTGTCTCCGCGCGCGCAGTCGGTCGGCTTCGAACGTGCCCGCCATCATGGCCACTATGTCGATGCGCTATCCGGCGAGGCCGCAACCTTTGGCGAGAACGACGAACCACTGGCGCTCGCGCCGTGGGGTTACCGGATTTTCCGCGAGGCAGATTGAGCTAGGGCTGATCGATCACCAGCGACTGACCCGCCACCACATCTGCGCGGATCGTCTGGGTCCCATCGGGCCAGATCACCCGCAAGCCGCCCTGCGTGTGGGGTCCCATGCCGAACAGTTGCACCGTCGAGTTGTGCGAGGTGAAGTTGCTGTTGATGCTCACCATCCGCGTCTGCGTCGTATCGGCGATCGTCAGCTGAATGATCGCTCCCACGGCGAAGGTGTTGGGCGCTTTCCCGCGCAATCGCACCTTGATTGCGTTCGCACTCGCCAGCTGGTTTTCCCAGTAATGGGCGGAGCCAATCGGTTCGGCGGTCAGCAGCAGCACGTCGACATCGCCGTCATTGTCGAAATCGTCGCACACGATGCCGCGTCCCTGGTCGGTGTCGAGCATGTTCGAAGCGGCGGCCGCATCCACGAAAGTGCCGTCACCCCGGCTCATCCACAGCCGGCTCGTGTCGTCGACATAGAGCGAGGCCGATGGGTCCTTGCCCGCTTCCCAGCCATTGGTCTGGTAGATATCGAGCCAGCCGTCGGCGTTGAAGTCGGCGAAGCACGATCCCCAGCCCCAGCCACCCGGCTCGACCCCTGACGCCGCCTCGCGCCGGAAACTTGCTCCACCGAGATTGCGGTACAGCCGGTTGCCGTTGATCGAGGACACGAACCAGTCGAGATCGCCGTCGTTGTCGAAATCGCCGACCGCGCTG
The Erythrobacter sp. JK5 DNA segment above includes these coding regions:
- a CDS encoding MFS transporter; the encoded protein is MTDAAIGTGRKPAMNPMQIWNMSFGFLGIQIGFELQNGNVSRIFQTLGAEVNELAILWIAAPMTGLIVQPIIGHMSDNTWGRFGRRRPYFLVGAILASLALFIMPNSPALWVAAGMLWIMDASLNITMEPFRAFVGDNLPDRQRTRGYGMQSFFIGVGAVIAGALPWVMTNWMGLSNVAPEGQIPETVQWAFYIGGAALLAAVLWTVFSTKEYSPEQIAAFEKARHEALGIVEGSVETILRSARQFLAGGAVWVLAGVIVAALVALGRSGDGGIEIGKELFILAGLIAAFGVIQLVAGYLRNHELDDNGFMEVVNDLFAMPKTMRQLAVVQFFSWFAMFALWIYGTPAVTDFHFASPDPTTQGYQDGADWWSLMGSVRNGLAAAAALIFVIVAAKIDRRKLHSVNMAIGAVGFALMIVIRDPALLWVAQIGLGIAWASIVSLPYAILAGSVPAKKMGIYMGIFNIFIVVPQLIAATLLGFLLTVFFDGAPIYAMAIGGISFLLASIATLFVTDGASALQEQAEGA
- a CDS encoding alpha-amylase family glycosyl hydrolase — its product is MRKLLSALALGTALALTGCEAAPISTYEPQPYVKIAAPDWTRDAVIYQLNTRQFTKQGTFAAAQEQLPRLAEMGVDIVWLMPIHPIGEENRKGGMGSPYSVRDYRAINPDLGTEAEFRAFVDTAHELGLKVILDWVANHSAWDNPLTGEHPDWYTRTPEGEMMPPLGTDWSDVVDFDYSNPELRRYMTESLTYWVREFGIDGYRADVAGFVPLDFWETARAELDKVKPVFMLAEWETPDLHARAFDATYAWKWKEAMQELVADGSGAGAVRGYYATQETTWPRAAYRMTYTDNHDQNSWDGVASQIYGPAYEAAIALSFVGPGMPLIYNGQEADLDRQLAFFEKDEIEWKKGRYDGLFRQLIALRTEERALWNGEHGAPMVDVPSDASADVLSFVRGAKGERVFGVFNLSPRAQSVGFERARHHGHYVDALSGEAATFGENDEPLALAPWGYRIFREAD